Part of the Zingiber officinale cultivar Zhangliang chromosome 8A, Zo_v1.1, whole genome shotgun sequence genome, accctaatttttttattatctttattttgttattatttttctattttctctttttttattattatatttatggaattagtAAAAGGAGAGAAATTGAAAAGAAttagtggaaggagagagattgaaaaaaaatattatttacttTTATAGTAGAAGttttattccctaaatttagagaatcactaactattcattaaatctaaatttaggggATAGATAAGGTAGTTCGGATCATCTGTCCCTATTTTTCTCTGTCTCCGTGTCCCATTGTCGATAGGACGGATCAGATTAAATTTCAAgatatcatgacatctttaaaatatgtgcaatatgacatctttaaaatatgtgcaatatcctcgtgatgtgcaaagtatccttgagatttaatctgatccgtccgataGACAATGGGACAGAGAGAAATGGGGACAGAGAATCTGAACTATAGATAAGGTAGCTGAGCTAAAGATTTTTTAGTtatcatatttaaaatttaaggtaaaatctaTAGATAAAATAGTTGATATAGATACTCTCAGAACCCATTGCAAATTATAAATCGGTTTTGAATCAGTTTTTGGTTCCAATCCAATCTAACCTGAACTCTAAAACTTCCCATCCTAATTCGATATTTTTAATATCGATTCCATTTAGGATGAATCAAATTCATATTTAACACCCTAAAATGAGGTACTAGTCATACTAGAACTAAAAGTCTGCCTTTTACTCATCTGGAGATGTCCAATTTGACTTCACGGAAATTTTCTATCATTATTAGATAAATCCGAAAAGTATACACGAGTTACAGGAAACATCCAAGTATGACGGGAGATTAATAACCCAAATGGAGTTTTTCATCCAGAATAAGGTGTAAATCAAATCCTTGCTTGAAAATGTCCATTTAATATCGCACCAAGCTCTACAGCGCTAGAGccaaaaggaagaaggaaggatCTCCAATTTCACGAAGTTAAATAATTCATGTTCGAACACTTTAAATTCAATCTGGTTCCAAATCAAAGACTTGCCAAtaaattttacataatttttcatatattttaattattttaaaattttaatttatttacaatattgtaatttaaatttttaggatttaattttttttagagccGGACCGGTCCAGGACAGATCGTGCCGTTCCCGACTCAGTCCCGGCCCGTTTACACTGTCAAGGTTTGATATGCACTCATCGTCACCGACCTCCTCTTTATCGCTGCCGCCGACGGATTTTGTATTTCTCGTCTCAGAAGCGAAGGGTTCAGGCCGGCGATTAGATTGATGGCGACGCAGGTTGTTATGGGGCTGTCCAAAATCGCGCTTCTGCTAGGAGCAGGTGACTAATTCTTCCTCTCCGATCTCATCGACTTGATATCTGTTCCTCGCTTTATTTGTTTCGAtccgtgtttttttttttgggaatatTACAGGCTCGATCTTGATGCGAAACGGCAGGTTGTCTGATATCTTATCAGAGCTTCAGGTTTGAGTTGTTTAATTTtgtgcttttttttttcttcttgattCGGTGATGAATTCGAGATTCTTAGATAATTTTATCTGATCGGTGATCAGGATATGGTCAAAGGTTTAGAAAAATCTGCAGAAGAAGGATCTGTCGATTCAGAGCATACTGAAGCACTTGCATCACAGGTACTAGTTTCATTCGTTAGCATGTGTTAGCGATGTTATCGTACCAATTGGATTTTTGATGTCAAATAGATTTCATCTTGTTTATTTCTTTATATTTACTTAGAAATCTCACATATCAATTCTATGCAGGTTCGTCGTTTGGCAATGGAGATGCGTCAGATTGCCTCAGCACGTCCAATAACTATTCTCAATGGAAATTCTGGTGTAGCAGGTATTTATTTTACATGCTTTCCCAAATGTTTGAAAGGTATAGTGAAGgtcctattttttattattaattgttgAGGTTTTCTTTGtctaaggtattttttttttatcttttcataATGCAAGAAAGAGTTGCTTAATATAGGTTTCCAAAAAGTTGAATACTGTCATCATGCTATTCATATTTTGGCAATTATTACGGGGTGCACAATTTTGAGTGATGCATAAAGACATTTTCTTAGAGTCATTATTCTTATATTACTTCATACTATAAAAATCTAGTtatttttcttatatatataaaaactcTTGCCTtttgtattgatttttttttgctGAAAACTACATCTACTATTGGTACCAGGAAATATGACATCACTTGTGATTCCAACTGTTGCACTTGGAGCATTAGGCTATGGCTTCATGTGGTGGAAAGTATGTTTCTTCATATTACtagtttttttttgtgtgtgtagaAATTCTGTTTTCTATTGAAGAAATCTCTCACTTACCTATGCAAAGTAATTCTGTCAAATGGAGATTAATTATTCtttctaattttctttattttggataaatatcaatttaaaataTATGCTATCTCAACACCTCATTCTCTTGTGGTTCTTCATGAGTTATTTGgtgaattttgatttatttagtttAGGTGACCTAATATACTTataattctcttttatgtttTTGTTAGGGTATCTCCTTTTATGATTTTATGTATGTTACTAAGCGAAACATGGAAACTGCTGTAGCAAGTATGGCGAAGCATCTAGATCAAGTCTCTGCTGCCCTTGCAGTGAGTATTAACTTTTTTATCTGCACATTTTATTACTTCATCAAAGAAAATGCTATCTAAAAGATCATCTCTTTCTTTATGAGATTTAACGCTCAATTAGCAAATTTACTTATTAAATTGCTATGGGCCTAAAGTTGAATAGGCTTGTGACAAGTTGAGTCTTTACAATATGTTCAAACtagtttgagggggagtgttaatGAGCTAATTGAGCCCTTTTCTAAATATTTAAGGTAGATATCACCTTTTCTAAATATTTAAGGTAGAGAATTCAATCGTAATATTCCATATCTCTAATAACATTTATATATTGGTAAAGTGTGACTGCCTAGTTTTTTATGAGGAATAATTCTCCTTAATCTCAATGGTATATGTTATcattttattgttatgttttattggAATATTTGATATTTCAATTATCACGTAGGTTCATTTTTCTAATTGGTATTATTTGTCTTCTTTTATAACTTTGTGATTCTTAATCCCTTTTATATGTAGTTATGAAACCATTATactaaagaagaagtttatttatttatttacagcAAGCTAAGAAACATCTGACCCAGCGAATTGAGAATTTGGATGGGAAAATGGATGAGCAAAAGGGGATATCTGGAGAAATAAAAAATGAGGTAATTGTTTGTTACTTTTGCTATTAGCTTAGTGATTTTGTGGTTGCAAGTACATTTCTTTTGATACAAAAACAAAATGTCATTAATTTTTTGCTACAATCAAGATTTACGATAGCTTTCTGAGTTatgtttccaaatttaatttttcatgtctGGTCTTAACGTTAACTAGTTGTAACATCTACCCATCGAATCTTCTATACTTGGTAAGATTAAGATTGCTATTGAATATTGATTATAGACATAGGAAATAAGTATAAATGTTACATCTCTTCCTGCTTGCAAAGTTGCTATGCTATGGTGTTGTTGTCTCTCAACTCATTTCTTGTTCCATAAATAGGTAGTTGAAGTTCGCGGAAAAGTTGATAATATTGGCTTTGAATTGAATAACCTGCAACAACTGCTTTGGGGTCTAGTGAGCAATTTTCCAGCTTCTATTTAGCTGATTTTGGTTATGCAGTTCCTTTTTTTAATGATTCCCTAATTTTCTAAACAGAATGGGAGGGTGAGTTCCATTGAAGACAAGCAGGTGAGCAATTTGAAATTGTTGTGCTTTAGTCGTCGTGTAAAAGCTTATCTTTGGTTTCCTGTTATTACGAAATAAATACAGGATCTGCATGCTATTCAAGCCATTTCCATTGTTTTTGTGATAACAGAATTTTGCCTGTGCTGGCGTTATGTACCTCTG contains:
- the LOC122009531 gene encoding uncharacterized protein LOC122009531, with translation MATQVVMGLSKIALLLGAGSILMRNGRLSDILSELQDMVKGLEKSAEEGSVDSEHTEALASQVRRLAMEMRQIASARPITILNGNSGVAGNMTSLVIPTVALGALGYGFMWWKGISFYDFMYVTKRNMETAVASMAKHLDQVSAALAQAKKHLTQRIENLDGKMDEQKGISGEIKNEVVEVRGKVDNIGFELNNLQQLLWGLNGRVSSIEDKQNFACAGVMYLCQFVEGKGGKMPDLLMDGLDSGRKRRFLGASEAKQLKGLQDIVEAFETENYDTSNIDEIIQNDTNLLNNLKSKSLSRTISLKI